In Candidatus Edwardsbacteria bacterium, the following are encoded in one genomic region:
- a CDS encoding adenylate kinase, translating to MRIVLFGAPGSGKGTQAAFISRDRGIPHISTGDMLREAARNGTEVGLKARSFMDRGALVPDQVMIEVVAQRLEKDDAQKGFLLDGFPRTVEQAEKLDEILKLRGMSIDVVLWLEVDDRELVKRLTSRRTCPGCGAIYNLLFQAPKNPDRCDKCGSALDQRVDDQPATAEKRLEVYQQQTSPLKDYYLSRGILKKMDGSKTPDEVYRSLKETLWSGRE from the coding sequence ATGAGAATAGTCCTGTTCGGGGCCCCGGGCTCCGGCAAGGGGACCCAGGCGGCTTTTATCAGCCGGGATCGCGGGATACCGCATATCTCCACCGGCGACATGCTCAGGGAGGCCGCCAGGAACGGGACGGAGGTGGGGTTAAAGGCCAGATCCTTCATGGACCGCGGGGCCTTGGTCCCGGACCAGGTGATGATCGAGGTGGTGGCCCAGCGGCTGGAAAAGGATGACGCCCAAAAAGGGTTTTTACTGGACGGCTTCCCCCGGACGGTGGAACAGGCCGAAAAGCTGGATGAGATCCTAAAGCTCCGGGGAATGAGCATCGATGTTGTTCTCTGGCTGGAGGTGGACGACCGGGAGCTGGTGAAAAGGCTGACCTCCCGACGGACCTGCCCGGGATGCGGGGCGATCTACAACCTTCTGTTCCAGGCCCCAAAAAACCCGGACAGATGCGATAAATGCGGGTCGGCCCTGGACCAAAGGGTGGACGATCAGCCGGCCACCGCAGAAAAAAGGCTGGAGGTCTACCAACAGCAGACCTCCCCGCTGAAGGATTATTACCTCTCGCGCGGCATCCTCAAAAAGATGGACGGCTCCAAAACCCCCGACGAGGTATACCGTTCTTTAAAAGAAACCCTGTGGTCCGGGCGGGAATGA
- the map gene encoding type I methionyl aminopeptidase, with product MIIINSSSDISRIREAGKIIAGLWDVFKNSVAPGISTLELDGLACDFIRQRGGECAFKGYRNYPANLCISINHEVVHGIPRADRKMKSGDLVGIDVGVRKAGFIADAARSYLVGDSPSPEALKLMAVTRQSLELGIEQARAGNKVTDISKAVQRTAENAGFSVVRELCGHGVGASLHQEPEIPNYFRPGDSPVLKVGMSLAIEPMINTGKSDVKFLSDGWTVVTRDGSLSAHFEDTVIVTDGDPEIVTR from the coding sequence ATGATAATCATCAACAGCAGCTCCGATATCTCCCGGATCAGGGAGGCCGGCAAGATAATCGCCGGCCTGTGGGATGTTTTTAAAAATTCCGTTGCCCCGGGCATATCAACCCTGGAGCTGGATGGCCTGGCCTGCGATTTCATCAGGCAGCGGGGCGGGGAATGCGCCTTCAAGGGCTACCGCAACTATCCTGCCAACCTGTGCATCTCCATAAACCATGAGGTGGTTCACGGCATACCCCGGGCCGACCGGAAGATGAAATCGGGCGACCTGGTGGGGATAGACGTGGGGGTCCGCAAGGCGGGCTTCATCGCCGACGCCGCCCGGAGTTACCTGGTGGGCGACAGCCCCTCGCCGGAGGCCTTGAAGCTGATGGCGGTGACCCGGCAGTCGCTGGAGCTGGGGATCGAGCAGGCCCGGGCCGGCAACAAGGTCACCGACATCTCCAAGGCCGTCCAGCGGACGGCCGAGAACGCCGGATTTTCGGTGGTGCGGGAGCTGTGCGGCCACGGGGTGGGGGCCAGCCTCCACCAGGAGCCGGAGATCCCCAACTATTTCCGGCCCGGCGACAGCCCGGTGCTCAAAGTCGGGATGTCGCTGGCCATCGAACCGATGATAAACACCGGGAAATCCGATGTAAAGTTCCTGTCCGACGGCTGGACGGTGGTGACCAGGGACGGCAGTTTGTCGGCCCATTTTGAGGACACGGTGATAGTCACCGACGGAGACCCGGAGATAGTCACCAGATAG
- the infA gene encoding translation initiation factor IF-1: protein MAKQEGIQVEGTVVENLPNATFRVELPNGHKILAHISGKMRMHFIKILPGDKVTVELSPYDLTRGRIVYRFK from the coding sequence ATGGCCAAACAGGAAGGGATACAGGTGGAAGGAACGGTGGTGGAGAATCTGCCCAACGCCACCTTCAGAGTGGAACTGCCCAATGGTCATAAGATACTGGCCCATATCTCCGGGAAGATGAGGATGCATTTCATCAAGATCCTTCCCGGCGACAAGGTGACGGTGGAGCTTTCTCCCTACGACCTGACCCGGGGCCGGATAGTGTACCGTTTCAAGTAA
- the rpmJ gene encoding 50S ribosomal protein L36: MKVRASIKKICEHCKMIRRKGVLRIICKNPRHKQRQG, from the coding sequence ATGAAAGTAAGGGCTTCGATAAAGAAGATCTGCGAACACTGCAAAATGATCCGCCGCAAGGGGGTCTTAAGGATCATCTGCAAGAACCCCCGCCATAAGCAGCGGCAGGGCTAG
- the rpsM gene encoding 30S ribosomal protein S13, whose product MARIAGVDLPREKRIEVGLTYIFGIGPTSAKKILSAGKVDPNKRVKDLTEDEVGRLRSIIEAEHKVEGTKRTEVALSIKRLMEIGCYRGIRHRRGLPVRGQRTKTNSRTRKGPKKAGVVKKKAPPKK is encoded by the coding sequence GTGGCCAGAATCGCTGGTGTTGATCTTCCCCGCGAGAAGCGGATAGAGGTAGGGTTAACCTATATTTTCGGTATCGGCCCGACTTCCGCCAAGAAGATACTTTCGGCAGGCAAGGTCGATCCCAATAAACGGGTCAAGGACCTCACCGAGGACGAGGTGGGGCGGCTGCGCTCCATCATCGAGGCCGAGCACAAGGTGGAGGGCACCAAGCGGACCGAGGTGGCCCTGTCGATCAAGCGCCTGATGGAGATCGGCTGCTACCGGGGCATCCGGCACCGCCGGGGCCTGCCGGTCAGGGGCCAGCGCACCAAGACCAACTCCCGGACCAGGAAGGGGCCCAAGAAGGCCGGGGTGGTCAAGAAGAAGGCCCCGCCCAAGAAGTAA
- the rpsK gene encoding 30S ribosomal protein S11, whose amino-acid sequence MAEDKKSQKKKEKKIESAGIAHIQSTFNNTIVTITDKNGNVIAWASAGKAGFKGSRKSTPFAAQVAAESCAKIALGLGMQRVEAWVKGPGGGRESAIRSLQAAGLNISVIRDVTPVPHNGCRAPKRRRV is encoded by the coding sequence ATGGCTGAGGATAAAAAAAGCCAAAAGAAAAAAGAGAAGAAGATAGAGTCGGCCGGGATAGCCCATATCCAGTCGACCTTCAACAATACCATCGTCACCATCACCGACAAGAACGGCAACGTGATCGCCTGGGCCTCGGCCGGCAAGGCCGGGTTCAAGGGTTCCCGCAAATCCACCCCCTTTGCCGCCCAGGTGGCCGCCGAGAGCTGTGCCAAGATCGCCCTGGGGCTGGGCATGCAGCGGGTGGAGGCCTGGGTCAAGGGCCCCGGCGGCGGACGGGAATCGGCCATCCGCTCCTTGCAGGCGGCCGGACTCAACATCAGCGTCATCCGCGACGTCACCCCGGTGCCGCACAACGGCTGCCGGGCCCCCAAGAGGAGACGGGTCTAA